One bacterium genomic window, TACTGTTAGTTATCACCGCAAACCGTATTTATACGGAAGCCGGAAACTGTTCAAGAACCCGTATATCACCCGAATTGAACAGCCTGATATTCGGAATCCCATACTTCATCATGGCAAGCCGGGTCAGGCCGAGACCGAATGCGAACCCACTCCATTCTTCCGGGTCCACTCCGCCGTGCCTGAGCAC contains:
- a CDS encoding phenylalanine--tRNA ligase subunit alpha is translated as RKIETRLRPGYFPFVEPGFELDIKCLICGGEGCPSCKHEGWLELLPCGLVHPNVLRHGGVDPEEWSGFAFGLGLTRLAMMKYGIPNIRLFNSGDIRVLEQFPASV